One genomic region from Ochotona princeps isolate mOchPri1 chromosome 5, mOchPri1.hap1, whole genome shotgun sequence encodes:
- the LOC101536054 gene encoding gamma-crystallin B has translation MAKITFYEERGFQGRCYHCSSDCPNLQPYFSRCNSIRVDSGCWMLYEQPNYQGHQYFLRRGEYPDYQQWMGLSDSVRSCRLIPQHSGTFRMRIYERDDFRGQMSEITDDCLSLQDRFHLNEIHSLNVLEGCWVLYELPSYRGRQFLLRPGEYRRFLDWGATNAKVGSFRRVMDFY, from the exons ATGGCAAAG ATCACCTTCTACGAGGAACGGGGCTTCCAGGGCCGCTGCTACCACTGCAGCAGCGACTGCCCCAACCTGCAGCCCTACTTCAGCCGCTGCAACTCCATCCGCGTGGACAGCGGCTGCTGGATGCTCTATGAGCAGCCCAACTACCAGGGCCACCAGTACTTCCTGCGGCGGGGCGAGTACCCCGACTACCAGCAGTGGATGGGCCTCAGCGACTCGGTCCGCTCCTGCCGCCTCATCCCGCAA CATTCTGGCACTTTCAGAATGAGGATCTATGAGCGAGACGACTTCAGAGGACAAATGTCAGAGATCACGGACGACTGCCTCTCTCTTCAGGACCGCTTCCACCTCAATGAGATCCACTCCCTCAATGTGCTAGAGGGCTGCTGGGTCCTCTACGAGCTGCCCAGCTACCGGGGCAGGCAGTTCCTGCTGCGGCCGGGCGAGTACCGGCGCTTCCTTGACTGGGGGGCCACGAATGCCAAAGTTGGTTCTTTCAGACGAGTCATGGATTTTTACTGA